One genomic window of Sulfurovum lithotrophicum includes the following:
- a CDS encoding putative quinol monooxygenase, with amino-acid sequence MTITKRVTFIAKEGSEEKMKELLSAMVAPSKAEEGCIFYEIFQYENNPRKFMAVETWRDEAALDGHKASEHYATYKSSYEPYCEKKYTDELIVLG; translated from the coding sequence ATGACCATTACCAAACGTGTGACTTTCATTGCCAAAGAGGGAAGCGAAGAGAAGATGAAGGAGCTGCTTTCTGCCATGGTGGCACCCAGCAAAGCCGAAGAGGGATGCATTTTTTACGAAATCTTCCAGTATGAGAACAATCCCCGCAAGTTCATGGCAGTTGAGACCTGGAGAGACGAAGCAGCGCTCGACGGGCACAAAGCGTCTGAACATTACGCAACCTACAAGTCAAGCTACGAACCCTATTGCGAAAAGAAATATACCGATGAACTCATCGTGTTGGGATAA
- a CDS encoding YaaA family protein → MKILLAPSETKISGGEAPFRLDTLLFPELLPYRTKLLHSYTNILQKGDMQVLSKMFGLKKEADIRSHIRDIIHEPAMKAIERYTGVAFDHLSYTTLDTKAQKYIDEHVILNSNLFGYLRADDLIPEYRLKQGEPVGEIRVEKFYHEHGAAEMEKYLADEEVLDLRAGFYDKFYKPANPYTTLKFIKGGKVVSHWAKAYRGIVLREIAKSRVESIDDFMKLPIQGLVIQEIQTKKNKTEIIYSIEA, encoded by the coding sequence ATGAAGATACTACTGGCACCCAGCGAAACCAAGATATCCGGAGGAGAAGCACCCTTCAGGCTTGATACACTTCTTTTTCCAGAACTTTTGCCCTACCGGACCAAACTGCTGCACAGCTATACCAATATCCTTCAAAAAGGCGATATGCAGGTACTTTCTAAAATGTTCGGCCTGAAAAAAGAGGCGGATATCCGTTCACATATCAGAGACATCATTCATGAGCCGGCCATGAAAGCCATCGAGCGCTACACCGGTGTGGCTTTTGACCATCTTTCCTACACCACGCTGGATACAAAGGCACAGAAATACATAGATGAGCATGTCATCCTCAACTCCAACCTCTTCGGATATCTCCGGGCCGACGACCTCATCCCGGAGTACCGTCTCAAACAGGGAGAGCCTGTCGGGGAGATCAGGGTGGAAAAGTTCTATCATGAACACGGTGCCGCAGAGATGGAAAAATACCTTGCAGATGAAGAAGTCCTCGACCTGCGCGCCGGCTTCTACGACAAGTTCTACAAACCTGCCAACCCCTACACCACTCTCAAGTTCATCAAAGGGGGCAAAGTGGTCAGCCACTGGGCGAAAGCCTACCGGGGTATCGTACTGAGAGAGATCGCTAAATCCAGAGTTGAAAGTATTGACGATTTCATGAAGCTGCCTATTCAGGGACTTGTCATACAGGAGATACAGACCAAAAAGAATAAAACTGAAATCATCTATAGCATAGAAGCATAA
- the tuf gene encoding elongation factor Tu: protein MAKEKFERTKPHVNIGTIGHVDHGKTTLTAAITAVLATKNDTALMDYDQIDNAPEERERGITIATSHVEYETENRHYAHVDCPGHADYVKNMITGAAQMDGAILVIAATDGPMAQTREHILLSKQVGVPYIVVFLNKEDQLDDEDKEEMLELVEMEVRELLSEYDFPGDDTPIVAGSAFQALEEAKAGTLGPWSEKILELMAAVDEYIPEPKRETDKDFLMAIEDIFTIQGRGTVVTGKVDRGQVCVGDEVEIVGLKDTQKTTVTGVEMFRKEMDCGIAGDNCGVLIRGIAKEDVQRGMVLCKPGSITPHTQFEAEVYVLTKEEGGRHTPFFDNYRPQFYVRTTDVTGSVKLQEGTEMVMPGDNVKINVELIAPIALDEGTRFAIREGGRTVGAGVVSKIIA, encoded by the coding sequence ATGGCTAAAGAAAAATTCGAACGAACAAAACCGCATGTTAACATCGGTACTATCGGTCACGTTGACCACGGTAAAACTACGCTTACAGCTGCAATTACTGCAGTACTTGCAACTAAGAACGATACAGCGCTTATGGATTACGATCAGATCGATAATGCTCCGGAAGAGAGAGAAAGAGGAATTACGATTGCTACTTCTCACGTAGAGTATGAAACTGAAAACAGACACTACGCTCACGTTGACTGTCCCGGTCACGCCGACTATGTTAAGAACATGATTACAGGTGCTGCACAGATGGACGGTGCGATCCTTGTTATCGCTGCGACTGATGGACCAATGGCTCAGACAAGAGAACACATCCTTCTCTCCAAGCAGGTAGGTGTACCATACATCGTTGTATTCCTGAACAAAGAAGATCAGCTTGATGATGAAGACAAAGAAGAGATGCTCGAGCTTGTAGAGATGGAAGTACGTGAACTTCTTTCTGAGTATGACTTTCCGGGTGACGATACTCCAATCGTAGCCGGTTCTGCATTCCAGGCACTTGAAGAAGCAAAAGCTGGTACACTCGGACCATGGTCAGAAAAGATTCTTGAACTGATGGCAGCAGTAGATGAGTATATTCCTGAGCCAAAAAGAGAGACTGACAAAGATTTCCTTATGGCAATCGAAGATATCTTTACTATCCAGGGCCGTGGTACGGTTGTAACCGGTAAAGTTGATAGGGGTCAGGTATGTGTAGGTGACGAAGTCGAGATCGTTGGTCTTAAAGATACTCAGAAAACAACTGTAACAGGTGTTGAAATGTTCCGTAAGGAAATGGACTGTGGTATCGCTGGTGACAACTGTGGTGTTCTTATCCGTGGTATCGCTAAAGAAGATGTACAAAGAGGTATGGTTCTTTGTAAGCCAGGTTCAATCACACCTCATACTCAGTTCGAAGCTGAAGTCTATGTATTGACTAAAGAGGAAGGTGGTAGACACACTCCATTCTTTGACAACTACAGACCACAGTTCTACGTACGTACAACAGATGTTACCGGTTCAGTGAAGCTTCAGGAAGGTACTGAGATGGTTATGCCAGGTGACAACGTTAAGATCAATGTTGAGCTTATCGCTCCGATTGCGCTTGATGAAGGTACAAGATTTGCTATCCGTGAGGGTGGTAGAACTGTTGGTGCCGGTGTTGTTTCCAAGATCATCGCTTAA
- the rpmG gene encoding 50S ribosomal protein L33 yields the protein MRETVHLGCEKCTRRNYHTTKNKKTTTEKLALKKYCKWCKEHTVHKEMKL from the coding sequence ATGAGAGAAACAGTTCACCTTGGTTGTGAAAAGTGTACAAGACGTAACTATCACACAACAAAGAATAAAAAAACAACAACAGAAAAACTTGCACTTAAGAAGTATTGCAAATGGTGTAAAGAACATACTGTTCACAAAGAGATGAAGCTGTAA
- the secE gene encoding preprotein translocase subunit SecE, producing the protein MGKISTFIANAKAELHKVIFPTKVQVRQAFLAVLLVVTVISIFLALVDLLMSSIISSVL; encoded by the coding sequence ATGGGAAAAATTTCAACATTTATTGCAAACGCGAAAGCGGAGTTACATAAAGTAATATTTCCAACAAAAGTACAAGTAAGACAGGCATTTTTGGCAGTTCTCCTCGTGGTGACTGTAATATCAATATTTTTAGCATTGGTGGACCTTTTGATGTCATCAATCATTTCATCAGTTTTGTAA
- the nusG gene encoding transcription termination/antitermination protein NusG — MAFQWYAIQTYSGSELSVKRAIEQLVADYGMEDKVERIVVPTEEVIEVKNGEKKITERTLYPGYAFAHIDLDTDLWHKIQSLPRVSRFIGEQKTPTALTEADIKVILDKMEQKSAPRPKVDFETGEMVRIVDGPFANFTGMVEEYDLDHGKLKLNVSIFGRNTPVEILYTQVEKII; from the coding sequence ATGGCTTTTCAGTGGTATGCAATCCAAACATATTCAGGTAGTGAACTATCTGTAAAAAGAGCAATTGAACAACTTGTTGCCGATTACGGTATGGAAGATAAAGTTGAACGTATCGTTGTCCCTACAGAAGAGGTTATCGAAGTGAAGAACGGTGAAAAGAAGATCACCGAGAGAACACTTTATCCCGGGTATGCTTTTGCACATATAGACCTGGATACTGATCTTTGGCACAAGATCCAGTCTCTGCCAAGAGTATCTAGATTTATCGGTGAACAAAAGACACCTACCGCTCTGACTGAAGCGGATATCAAAGTGATTTTGGACAAAATGGAGCAGAAATCCGCACCAAGACCAAAAGTCGATTTCGAAACAGGTGAAATGGTCCGTATCGTGGATGGTCCGTTCGCAAACTTTACAGGTATGGTCGAAGAGTATGATCTTGATCATGGCAAGCTGAAGTTGAACGTTTCGATCTTTGGTAGGAACACACCAGTCGAGATCCTCTATACCCAGGTAGAAAAAATCATATAA
- the rplK gene encoding 50S ribosomal protein L11, whose amino-acid sequence MAKKIAEKFKMMIPAGSANPSPPVGPALGQRGVNIMEFCKAFNEKTKDKMGFKIPVIVTVYVDKSFTFETKQPPASDLILKAAGVKKGTDNPLLNKVGSITKAKLEEVIDQKIADLNTNDREAAAKILAGTCRSMGIEIVD is encoded by the coding sequence ATGGCAAAAAAGATAGCTGAAAAGTTTAAAATGATGATCCCCGCCGGATCAGCTAACCCATCACCACCGGTAGGTCCAGCACTTGGACAGCGTGGTGTAAACATCATGGAGTTTTGTAAAGCTTTTAATGAAAAGACAAAAGATAAAATGGGATTCAAGATCCCTGTTATCGTAACAGTGTATGTAGACAAGAGTTTTACATTTGAGACAAAGCAACCGCCTGCGAGTGACTTGATCCTCAAAGCTGCCGGAGTTAAAAAAGGTACAGACAACCCTCTCCTCAACAAGGTAGGGTCTATTACTAAGGCCAAACTGGAAGAGGTCATAGATCAGAAGATCGCGGACCTTAACACGAATGACAGAGAAGCGGCTGCAAAGATCCTTGCCGGTACATGCAGAAGTATGGGTATCGAGATCGTAGACTAA
- the rplA gene encoding 50S ribosomal protein L1, with protein MAKKLSKRREALLKKVDATKEYSVDEAMATLKELKSAKFDETVEVALNLNVDPRHADQMVRGSVVLPHGTGKTVRVAVFAKDAKADEAKAAGADLVGAADLIEDIQAGKIDFDIVISTPDMMGVLGKVARVLGPKGLMPNPKTGTVTMDVAKAVENAKGGQVNFRVDKKGNIHAGIGKISFDTEKIKENFVTLLEKINRAKPASAKGRYITNAAVSLTMSPSITLDASEVMEIK; from the coding sequence ATGGCAAAAAAATTAAGTAAAAGAAGAGAGGCACTGCTGAAAAAAGTAGATGCAACTAAAGAATACAGCGTTGATGAAGCGATGGCTACACTCAAAGAACTCAAATCTGCAAAATTCGATGAAACAGTAGAAGTGGCATTGAACCTTAACGTAGATCCAAGACATGCAGACCAGATGGTCAGAGGATCAGTTGTTCTTCCTCACGGAACAGGTAAAACAGTTAGAGTAGCAGTTTTTGCAAAAGATGCAAAAGCCGATGAAGCTAAAGCAGCAGGTGCAGACCTTGTTGGTGCAGCAGACCTTATTGAAGATATCCAGGCAGGGAAGATCGATTTCGATATCGTTATCTCTACTCCTGACATGATGGGTGTACTCGGTAAAGTGGCAAGAGTACTTGGACCAAAAGGTCTTATGCCAAATCCTAAGACAGGTACAGTAACGATGGATGTTGCCAAAGCAGTTGAAAATGCCAAAGGTGGACAAGTCAATTTCAGAGTAGATAAAAAAGGGAATATTCATGCCGGTATCGGTAAGATCTCTTTTGATACAGAGAAGATCAAAGAGAACTTCGTGACACTGCTTGAAAAGATCAACAGAGCGAAACCTGCCTCTGCAAAAGGTAGATATATCACAAATGCAGCAGTATCATTGACAATGAGCCCGTCAATCACACTGGATGCATCTGAAGTAATGGAAATCAAATAA
- the rplJ gene encoding 50S ribosomal protein L10: MTRTRKEELVAEMTAEFKDAGAIIVCDYKGMTVEDLETVRNLAKDEDTKVKVVKNRLAMIALQNAGCEAVDFKDTNLVIWGDTQVLPCKIADKAATQFKDHFTIKTGLIQGEVASMETINAMAKLPTRDELIGMLLNVWNAPVQNFTIGLQALADKKEAEAEA; this comes from the coding sequence ATGACAAGAACCAGAAAAGAAGAATTGGTCGCAGAGATGACAGCAGAGTTTAAAGACGCTGGTGCCATTATCGTTTGTGATTACAAGGGTATGACGGTTGAGGATCTTGAAACTGTAAGAAATCTTGCAAAAGATGAAGATACAAAAGTCAAAGTCGTCAAGAACAGACTGGCAATGATCGCATTGCAGAATGCAGGTTGTGAAGCAGTTGACTTTAAAGACACTAACCTTGTAATCTGGGGTGATACACAAGTACTTCCTTGTAAGATCGCCGATAAAGCGGCAACACAGTTCAAAGATCACTTTACGATCAAAACGGGTCTCATCCAAGGTGAAGTCGCAAGTATGGAAACCATTAATGCAATGGCGAAACTTCCTACAAGAGACGAACTTATCGGTATGCTTCTTAATGTTTGGAATGCTCCGGTACAAAACTTTACAATTGGCTTGCAGGCACTTGCTGACAAAAAAGAAGCAGAAGCTGAGGCTTAA
- the rplL gene encoding 50S ribosomal protein L7/L12, protein MATTKEDVLEFISNLSVLELSELVKEFEEKFGVTAQATVVAAGGAAAGGEAAEEQTEFNVVLTDAGAKKINAIKVVRAITGLGLKEAKAAVEETPTVLKEGVSKEEAEEFKKQIEEAGASCELK, encoded by the coding sequence ATGGCAACAACTAAAGAAGATGTATTAGAGTTTATCTCAAACTTGTCTGTTCTTGAGCTTTCCGAGCTTGTAAAAGAATTCGAAGAAAAATTTGGCGTAACTGCACAGGCTACAGTCGTAGCTGCCGGTGGTGCTGCTGCCGGTGGTGAAGCTGCTGAAGAACAAACAGAATTCAACGTAGTTCTTACAGATGCAGGTGCTAAGAAGATTAATGCGATCAAAGTCGTAAGAGCGATCACTGGTCTTGGACTTAAAGAAGCTAAAGCAGCTGTTGAAGAAACACCTACCGTACTTAAAGAGGGTGTTTCTAAAGAAGAAGCTGAAGAGTTTAAAAAGCAGATCGAAGAAGCAGGTGCTTCTTGTGAGCTTAAATAA
- the rpoB gene encoding DNA-directed RNA polymerase subunit beta, which translates to MLNSLHSGNRLRVDFSKTPREIEIPNLLQLQQKSYENFLMLGERDRKHSTLERVFRSAFPIHDQQNRLTLTYKNSEIIKPKYTVRECMERGLTYSVSLKMNIALTIWNRDEKTGEKLDPKEIKEQAVFVRDIPLMTERTSFVVNGVERVIVNQLHRSPGVIFKEEESTTAGHKLLYSAQIIPDRGSWLYFEYDAKDILYARINKRRKIPVTILFRALDYTKEDIVKLFYPTKEISIKDNRFLVKFDPRDFNGRAEYDVKDMDGNVIVNAGKRLTKKKAQQLIENGLEWIEYPLEMLMERHLATAVIDQESGEVLYDVVAPLDETKLKKMIEQGIESIEIINDLAEGTDRSIINAFIADNESLRLLKQTEEIDDENVLSAIRIYKVMRPGEPVTPEAAKAFLKQLFFDPERYDLTEVGRMKMNHKLGLDIPEYATVLTAEDLINTVKYLIKVKNGQGHIDDRDHLGNRRIRAIGELLGNELHNGLVKMQKAIKDKMTTISGTLDELMPHDLVNSKMITNTILEFFSSGQLSQFMDQTNPLSEVTHKRRLSALGEGGLVKERAGFEVRDVHPTHYGRICPIETPEGQNIGLINTLATYSKVNEHGFIEAPYKVVKDAQVTNEIVYITATQEEDKCIAPASTKVDENGKIVEDLIETRLNGNIELNEAKRVDLIDISPLMISGSAAALIPFLEHDDANRALMGSNMQRQAVPLLKTDAPVVGTGMEAIVSRDAWEAVKAKRAGKVEKVDAKNIYVMGEDETGVFIDHYPLEKNMRTNQNTTFTQTPIVKLGDILEAGQVIADGANMDQGELAIGKNIMVAFMPWYGYNYEDAIIVSEKLIREDTFTSVHTYEKEVEARELKHGTEEITRDIPNIREDELLHLDESGIVQLGTYVKPGMILVGKVSPKGEIKPTPEERLLRAIFGEKAGHVVNKSLYCPASMEGVVVDIKVFTKKGYEKDARAIQAYEEEKAILDSDHHDQLLMIDREEILRIAHYLSGQELAKDVTIGDNEFKAGSKIDEETIKGVNRFALRGVVQSYSDEVQNEYESLKNYFLKQKKRLKNEHEEKLSILEKDDILPSGVTKLVKIYIATKRKLKVGDKMAGRHGNKGIVSNIVPEIDMPYMEDGRPVEIILNPLGVPSRMNIGQILEVHLGLVGKRLGEQIQEMFDNKTEDFIKELRAKMIEIADVAKLMNAKEVLSQMSDEELLAYGRDWSRGVKFAAPVFEGTNQAEFDKLFELAKIESDGKMTLYDGKTGEKMIERVNVGYMYMLKLHHLVDEKVHARSTGPYSLVTQQPVGGKALFGGQRFGEMEVWALEAYGASHILKEMLTIKSDDVEGRARAYKALTKGESVPASGVPETMFVLTKELQALGLDAELYESKKEVESEDE; encoded by the coding sequence ATGTTAAATTCTTTACATTCTGGTAACAGACTCCGCGTTGACTTTTCCAAAACCCCAAGAGAGATTGAAATCCCCAACCTATTGCAGCTTCAGCAGAAAAGTTATGAAAACTTTTTGATGCTGGGTGAAAGAGACAGAAAACACTCTACACTCGAGCGTGTATTCAGATCGGCTTTTCCTATCCACGATCAGCAGAACAGACTCACACTGACATACAAAAACTCAGAGATCATTAAACCGAAATATACCGTTAGAGAATGTATGGAGAGAGGGCTTACCTACTCTGTATCACTGAAAATGAACATCGCACTGACCATTTGGAACAGAGACGAGAAGACAGGCGAGAAGCTTGATCCTAAAGAGATCAAGGAACAGGCGGTATTCGTCCGTGATATTCCTTTGATGACAGAGAGGACATCATTTGTCGTCAACGGTGTAGAAAGGGTTATCGTCAACCAGCTTCACAGATCGCCTGGTGTTATCTTCAAAGAGGAAGAGAGTACGACGGCAGGTCACAAGCTGCTCTACTCCGCACAGATCATACCTGACAGAGGATCATGGTTGTATTTCGAGTATGATGCAAAAGATATTCTTTACGCACGTATCAACAAAAGAAGAAAGATCCCTGTAACGATCCTTTTCAGAGCGCTGGATTATACCAAAGAGGATATTGTAAAACTCTTCTATCCTACCAAAGAGATCAGCATTAAAGACAACAGGTTCCTTGTGAAGTTTGATCCGAGAGACTTTAACGGAAGAGCAGAATATGATGTGAAAGATATGGATGGCAATGTTATTGTCAATGCCGGTAAGAGACTGACAAAGAAGAAAGCGCAGCAGCTCATTGAGAATGGTTTAGAGTGGATAGAATACCCTCTTGAAATGCTGATGGAGAGACATCTGGCTACAGCAGTGATCGATCAGGAGAGTGGTGAAGTACTGTACGACGTGGTTGCTCCGCTGGATGAAACGAAACTCAAAAAAATGATCGAGCAGGGTATAGAAAGTATCGAAATTATCAATGACCTTGCCGAAGGTACAGATAGATCCATCATCAATGCGTTCATCGCTGACAACGAAAGCCTCAGACTGCTCAAGCAGACTGAAGAGATAGATGATGAGAATGTGCTTTCTGCCATCCGTATCTATAAAGTAATGAGACCGGGAGAGCCTGTAACACCTGAAGCAGCAAAAGCATTCCTGAAACAGCTCTTCTTTGATCCGGAAAGATATGACCTGACAGAAGTCGGTCGTATGAAAATGAACCACAAGCTTGGTCTTGATATTCCTGAGTATGCGACAGTTTTGACTGCCGAAGACCTTATCAATACAGTGAAGTACCTTATCAAGGTTAAGAACGGTCAGGGGCACATCGATGACAGGGACCACCTTGGTAACAGACGTATCCGTGCGATCGGAGAACTGCTCGGTAACGAACTTCACAACGGTCTTGTCAAGATGCAAAAAGCGATCAAGGACAAGATGACGACGATCTCCGGTACACTCGATGAGTTGATGCCGCACGACCTTGTGAACTCGAAAATGATCACCAATACGATCCTTGAGTTCTTTTCATCAGGGCAATTGTCACAGTTCATGGACCAGACGAACCCGCTCTCTGAAGTGACGCACAAAAGACGTCTTTCCGCACTGGGTGAGGGTGGTCTTGTCAAAGAGAGAGCCGGATTTGAGGTCAGGGATGTACACCCGACGCACTATGGACGTATCTGTCCGATCGAGACTCCGGAAGGTCAAAATATCGGTCTGATCAATACATTGGCGACCTATTCGAAAGTAAACGAACATGGGTTCATTGAAGCACCGTACAAAGTGGTAAAAGATGCACAGGTGACCAATGAGATCGTTTATATCACGGCGACACAGGAAGAGGACAAGTGTATCGCACCTGCTTCTACCAAAGTAGATGAGAACGGAAAGATCGTTGAAGACCTTATCGAAACAAGACTGAACGGAAATATCGAGCTGAATGAAGCGAAGAGGGTGGATCTTATCGATATCTCTCCATTGATGATCTCCGGTTCGGCAGCGGCACTCATTCCATTCCTCGAGCATGATGATGCGAACCGTGCACTGATGGGATCGAACATGCAGCGTCAGGCAGTACCTTTGCTCAAGACAGATGCCCCTGTAGTCGGTACCGGTATGGAGGCGATTGTTTCACGTGATGCATGGGAAGCGGTCAAGGCCAAAAGAGCCGGTAAAGTAGAAAAAGTGGATGCGAAGAACATTTATGTCATGGGTGAAGATGAAACCGGTGTATTCATCGACCATTATCCTCTTGAAAAGAATATGAGAACCAACCAGAATACGACATTCACGCAGACACCGATTGTCAAACTCGGAGATATCCTCGAAGCCGGACAGGTCATTGCCGATGGTGCGAATATGGATCAAGGTGAACTTGCGATCGGTAAGAACATCATGGTTGCGTTCATGCCTTGGTACGGATACAACTATGAGGATGCGATCATTGTCTCAGAGAAGCTTATCCGTGAAGACACTTTCACTTCTGTTCATACCTACGAGAAAGAGGTGGAAGCAAGAGAATTGAAACATGGTACGGAAGAGATCACCAGAGATATCCCGAATATCCGTGAAGATGAATTGCTTCACCTTGACGAAAGCGGTATTGTTCAGCTTGGTACGTATGTGAAACCGGGTATGATCCTTGTCGGTAAAGTTTCTCCAAAAGGAGAGATCAAACCTACGCCTGAAGAGAGACTCCTCAGGGCGATCTTCGGCGAGAAAGCGGGCCATGTTGTGAACAAGTCACTCTACTGTCCGGCATCTATGGAAGGGGTTGTTGTTGACATCAAAGTATTCACCAAAAAAGGATACGAGAAAGATGCAAGAGCGATCCAGGCCTATGAAGAGGAAAAAGCGATCCTTGACTCTGACCACCATGATCAGCTATTGATGATCGACAGGGAAGAGATCCTGAGAATCGCACACTACCTTTCAGGGCAGGAACTTGCAAAAGATGTCACGATCGGTGATAACGAGTTCAAGGCAGGCAGCAAAATTGATGAAGAGACTATCAAGGGAGTGAATAGATTTGCGCTTAGAGGTGTAGTCCAGTCTTACTCTGACGAGGTTCAGAATGAGTACGAATCCTTGAAGAATTACTTCCTAAAACAGAAGAAGAGACTCAAGAATGAGCATGAAGAGAAATTGAGTATCCTTGAGAAGGACGATATTCTTCCTTCAGGTGTGACAAAATTGGTCAAGATCTACATCGCGACAAAGAGAAAGCTCAAAGTTGGGGACAAGATGGCGGGACGTCACGGGAACAAAGGTATCGTATCCAATATCGTTCCTGAGATCGATATGCCATATATGGAAGACGGAAGACCTGTTGAGATCATCCTTAACCCGCTTGGGGTACCTTCGCGTATGAACATCGGACAGATCCTCGAGGTTCACCTTGGGCTTGTAGGTAAGAGACTGGGTGAACAGATCCAGGAGATGTTCGACAATAAAACAGAGGATTTCATCAAAGAGCTCAGAGCCAAAATGATCGAGATCGCTGATGTTGCCAAGCTGATGAATGCAAAAGAGGTTCTTTCTCAAATGAGTGACGAAGAGCTTCTTGCCTATGGTAGAGACTGGAGCAGGGGTGTGAAGTTCGCAGCACCTGTATTTGAAGGTACAAATCAGGCTGAGTTTGACAAACTGTTTGAATTGGCCAAGATCGAGAGTGACGGTAAAATGACACTGTATGATGGAAAAACAGGTGAGAAGATGATCGAGCGTGTCAACGTGGGATACATGTATATGCTCAAACTGCACCACCTTGTCGATGAGAAAGTACACGCACGTTCAACCGGACCATACTCGCTTGTTACACAACAGCCGGTCGGTGGTAAAGCACTGTTCGGTGGACAGAGATTCGGAGAGATGGAAGTATGGGCACTTGAAGCCTACGGTGCTTCCCATATCCTCAAAGAGATGCTGACGATCAAGTCGGATGATGTTGAAGGTAGAGCTAGAGCTTATAAAGCGCTGACCAAAGGTGAATCTGTACCGGCTTCCGGTGTGCCTGAAACGATGTTCGTATTGACCAAAGAGCTTCAGGCCCTTGGACTTGACGCAGAGCTATATGAGAGTAAAAAAGAAGTGGAGAGTGAAGATGAGTAA